The following are from one region of the Fusarium verticillioides 7600 chromosome 1, whole genome shotgun sequence genome:
- a CDS encoding oxidoreductase: MNKFSPILRNLARQPLQGQAFPRQTTRYVQVAIRAFHRTLSQRNTVQSQPHLLPEFSLKDKVIVVSGGARGLGLVQIEALLEAGATVHAVDRLPSPVEDPKSNFSQVSDRGRELGASLHYHQVDVRDVPSLNRIFEDIANGTGRLDGLIAAAGINHETPAIDYSMEETERMMSINFTGALMTAQAAARQMIRLKQPGSIVMIASMSATIANKGMLAPVYNPSKAAVVQLARNLAMEWGEHGIRVNTLSPGYILTQMLQNLFNDYPDRRESWPKENMLGRLSTPEEYRGAAVFLLSDASSFMTGADLRIDGGHAAW; the protein is encoded by the exons ATGAATAAGTTCTCTCCCATTCTTCGAAATCTGGCTCGCCAGCCTCTCCAGGGACAAGCTTTTCCTCGCCAAACAACGAGATATGTCCAAGTAGCTATTCGTGCCTTTCACCGCACTCTTTCTCAACGTAACACGGTGCAGAGTCAACCTCACTTACTACCAGAGTTcagcctcaaagacaaagtcaTTGTTGTGTCGGGAGGCGCAAGAGGTTTAGGTCTTGTTCAGattgaagctcttctcgaagccGGAGCTACTG TCCACGCCGTTGACAGACTGCCCTCGCCAGTTGAGGATCCAAAATCCAACTTCTCACAAGTCTCAGACCGAGGGCGTGAACTTGGTGCCTCGCTTCATTACCATCAAGTCGATGTAAGAGATGTCCCAAGCCTCAATCGCATATTCGAGGATATCGCCAACGGCACAGGTCGTCTGGATGGACTCATCGCTGCTGCGGGTATCAACCACGAAACACCAGCAATCGACTACTCGATGGAAGAAACGGAACGAATGATGAGCATCAACTTCACTGGGGCTCTCATGACTGCCCAAGCAGCTGCTCGTCAGATGATTCGCCTTAAACAGCCTGGTAGTATTGTCATGATTGCCAGTATGAGCGCAaccatcgccaacaaggGCATGCTCGCGCC CGTTTATAACCCTTCCAAAGCTGCAGTCGTACAGCTTGCCCGTAATCTTGCAATGGAATGGGGAGAACACGGCATCCGTGTCAACACCCTCTCTCCTGGCTACATTCTGACCCAGATGCTTCAAAATCTCTTCAACGATTATCCTGATCGTCGCGAGAGTTGGCCCAAGGAGAACATGCTCGGCCGTCTAAGCACTCCGGAAGAGTATCGCGGCGCTGCTGTCTTCCTTTTGAGTGATGCGAGTAGCTTCATGACGGGTGCTGACCTTCGCATAGATGGTGGACATGCTGCGTGGTAG
- a CDS encoding hypothetical protein (At least one base has a quality score < 10) has translation MALSANAEDALNLDPSSKNASAKSIPGRNTSKQQVRHRASVACASCRDRRIRCVVPKNQTECTACAKSGSECIIKNDDERRRPISKAYMSSLSDRISMLEGLLLEKGVVPPPATHPPKTRHDQDAVATTAGNTDPSPQSDSKSPGSEDHSPPDYQNDDFTTRESELATTNSRNNQQAYSRSNEDSPFRILDPKQEDIIHRLLSTKGNLSFDQISGRLRFFGPTANSHVYAESTSLSYAHEPPEQIRRAERMIQSLGSETHDYLVDGFFHYYNSVIQVIDRDAFEADRISKSSKFYSHFLHITVLAMGYRVADMDRDDMRRITLSPRESSLHREAKHMLDIELERPGGIPSVQALLLLGDLECGVGRDNTGWMYSGMANRLAFDIGLHLDCTSSMSEQDTKIRNMVMQACVIYDRYWGLFLACFFRARCSKMDLTTEIYEQLIELMELAGRIVEIRDLSNSSKVTETFATNEAEENRYLQVINLDRQLQNWYRRLPDRMAWKPSNVKTAPYSFFLLHQQYHVTMILLHRPWAKYGSISGDSSSTGSHPSPESDRKANSESPGHHFTAEGSSMSTDDRQRVVHGSRTSLARSICTQQAIRVARIFWQHRQRFDGRKIFITGMQHAGTASIALIAALAYQRNEPNRQTYIGYLEILSDAVGDMSATYHPASRMDDLLKAVLEQIRSSMTDVSRSRSGSAGQQVVSIGASSARSGVSYDGNTSVPVVPVRREADTDFNQPLKKRRPSVHRQTSDYASSKPSYIGITSQPGPPLSLAHGQQSQSPLDPNFLPISLHSQPEQLGLTMVGANAVSMQPELATGHMVGTLNAANLGNPLHDNWGLPNMQPSFPQGQFHGAIDWSAGTAGLSASSVLNQSAAMSTGIMSGVAAFSSAKEPPKFGGGEGGMHESSSSKLPHIGTNWTNTNVGPVGSGRMQEYGPNLGKATRLNDGNNDEQRNYSLDFFNFG, from the exons ATGGCGCTTTCTGCCAATGCAGAAGATGCTCTTAATCTGGATCCGAGCAGCAAGAATGCCTCTGCCAAAAGCATCCCCGGGCGTaacacaagcaagcaacaaGTAAGACATCGTGCATCTGTTGCCTGTGCGTCATGTCGCGATAGGAGAATACGATGCGTGGTTCCCAAGAATCAGACCGAATGCACCGCTTGCGCAAAGTCAGGCTCAGAGTGCATCATTAAAAATGACGATGAGCGTAGACG TCCTATATCTAAAGCATACATGTCCTCTTTATCAGACAGAATCTCAATGCTTGAAGGCTTACTTTTGGAAAAGGGTGTGGTACCCCCTCCGGCGACTCATCCTCCCAAAACAAGGCACGATCAAGACGCCGTAGCCACTACGGCGGGCAATACTGACCCATCTCCACAATCTGACTCAAAGTCCCCAGGTAGTGAGGACCACTCTCCACCGGACTATCAGAACGACGATTTCACAACACGTGAGAGTGAACTTGCGACAACAAATTCTCGTAATAACCAGCAAGCGTACTCTCGTTCGAATGAAGATTCGCCATTTCGGATTCTGGATCCCAAGCAAGAGGATATAATCCATCGACTTTTATCGACCAAGGGCAACCTCTCATTCGACCAAATCTCTGGAAGGCTGCGATTCTTTGGTCCCACAGCCAACAGCCATGTTTATGCTGAATCAACAAGTCTATCATATGCCCATGAACCGCCGGAACAAATCCGAAGAGCAGAGAGGATGATTCAATCTCTGGGCTCGGAGACACATGACTATCTTGTGGATGGTTTCTTTCACTACTATAATTCTGTCATTCAAGTCATTGATCGAGATGCTTTCGAAGCTGACCGAATCTCGAAGTCGTCAAAGTTTTACTCTCATTTTCTTCACATCACAGTATTGGCCATGGGGTATCGTGTGGCCGATATGGACCGAGATGATATGCGCAGGATTACACTGAGCCCAAGAGAAAGCTCTCTTCATAGAGAAGCCAAACACATGCTTGACATCGAGCTCGAGCGTCCTGGTGGTATCCCTAGTGTTCAAGCGTTATTGTTGCTTGGAGATCTTGAATGTGGTGTCGGTAGAGATAATACCGGCTGGATGTACTCTG GAATGGCAAATCGCCTTGCTTTTGATATTGGCCTCCACTTAGATTGCACCAGCAGCATGTCCGAACAAGACACAAAAATTCGAAATATGGTCATGCAGGCATGTGTGATCTATGACAGATATTGGGGGTTGTTTCTGG CTTGCTTCTTTCGGGCTCGATGCTCCAAAATGGATTTGACAACAGAAATTTACGAGCAGCTCATTGAGTTGATGGAACTGGCCGGACGAATCGTTGAAATACGTGATCTGAGCAACTCCAGTAAAGTGACGGAGACATTTGCGACTAATGAAGCCGAGGAAAATAGATATCTACAGGTCATTAACCTCGACAGGCAACTTCAAAATTGGTATAGGCGATTGCCTGACCGCATGGCATGGAAGCCGAGCAATGTCAAGACAGCTCCTTACAGTTTTTTCCTCTTACATCAGCAATATCATGTCACTATGATTTTACTGCATCGACCATGGGCCAAATATGGCTCAATTTCTGGCGACAGTTCGAGCACGGGATCGCATCCAAGTCCTGAAAGCGACAGAAAGGCAAATTCAGAAAGCCCCGGGCACCACTTTACTGCTGAGGGTTCGTCCATGTCTACCGATGACCGTCAACGTGTGGTCCACGGGAGCCGCACATCGCTGGCCCGCAGTATATGTACTCAGCAGGCGATTCGTGTAGCACGAATATTCTggcagcatcgtcaaagaTTCGACGGACGAAAGATTTTCATTACGGGAATGCAGCATGCTGGTACTGCATCGATAGCATTGATTGCTGCACTTGCCTACCAGCGCAACGAGCCAAATCGCCAGACATATATCGGCTATCTTGAAATTCTATCTGATGCTGTTGGCGACATGAGCGCTACATACCATCCAGCCAGCAGGATGGATGACTTGCTCAAGGCTGTACTTGAGCAGATTCGTAGCAGCATGACTGACGTTTCACGGTCGCGCAGCGGCAGCGCAGGGCAGCAGGTCGTTAGTATTGGTGCCAGTAGTGCGAGGAGCGGCGTCTCTTATGATGGCAATACATCCGTTCCTGTTGTTCCTGTCAGGCGAGAAGCCGATACTGACTTCAATCAACCCCTCAAGAAAAGACGTCCTTCTGTTCACCGACAAACGTCTGACTATGCCTCATCGAAACCGTCTTATATCGGTATAACATCACAACCGGGACCACCTCTGTCTCTGGCGCATGGCCAACAAAGCCAATCACCCCTTGATCCCAACTTTCTTCCCATAAGTTTGCACAGCCAGCCGGAGCAACTTGGCCTGACGATGGTGGGGGCTAACGCGGTCAGTATGCAACCTGAACTTGCTACAGGCCACATGGTCGGCACACTCAATGCTGCGAACCTCGGTAACCCATTACATGACAATTGGGGCCTGCCTAACATGCAGCCCTCTTTTCCGCAAGGTCAATTTCATGGTGCCATAGACTGGTCTGCCGGAACTGCTGGTCTCAGTGCCAGTTCGGTACTGAATCAGAGTGCCGCCATGTCGACTGGAATCATGTCAGGAGTGGCTGCTTTCAGCTCAGCGAAGGAGCCCCCGAAATTCGGAGGTGGTGAGGGTGGTATGCATGAGTCTTCATCCAGTAAGCTCCCTCATATCGGTACCAACTGGACAAATACCAACGTCGGGCCTGTAGGTTCAGGCAGGATGCAGGAATATGGTCCAAATCTGGGCAAGGCAACACGTCTGAATGACGGGAATAACGATGAGCAAAGAAACTACTCTCTTGACTTTTTTAATTTTGGTTAG
- a CDS encoding small nuclear ribonucleoprotein F, translated as MSFVHLNPRPMLEKLVGNPVLVRLKWGEVEYKGTLVSIDSYMNIQLSGTEEYIEDKPTGSLGQVLIRCNNVLWVRGADAGSDADAAMTG; from the exons ATGAGTTTCGTCCACCTAAACCCTCGCCCCatgctcgagaagcttgtcggGAACCCAGTCCTTGTTCGTCTAAAATGGGGTGAGGTAGAGTACAAGGGAACGCTGGTATCCATCGACAGCTACATGAACATTCAACTCTCCGGCACCGAAGAGTACATCGAGGACAAGCCTACTGGATCACTAGGCCAAGTGTTGATCAG GTGTAATAACGTGCTGTGGGTGCGCGGTGCGGATGCAGGAAGCGATGCTGATGCCGCTATGACCGGTTAG